The DNA region CCGCGTCCTCGTCCGCGTCGTCGTCAGACTCAGCGTCGTCGTCGGTGTCGGCGGATTCCTTGGCGTCGTCCCGTTTGCCCGATGAGGTGCGGTCCCCGGTGTCGTCGTTCGACGTTGCTGAGGTCGTCGATTTTGACGGCGACGAATCGGTGTCGTCGGCCCACGCCACGCCTTGTCCTGCAAAGACTGCTGATCCGACGCCCAACGCGACGGCTAGACCGCCCACTCGACCGACGTACGTTGCGGCACCCATGAAACCCCTTCGAATCCAGCCCTGTGAGACCCCCGTCGTCGTGGACATTCAATCGCATCGACGTGCGAACGGGCGGCAAAAAGTTACATCGTCACAGCTTTCGTATTGTTACTGTGACCTTTGGTTTCGAGACTTCCAGGCCGTGGGAAGTGGATTGCAGCAAACAAATCCGGGCCTACTCGTCGAGTGTCTCCAGCGCCTTCTCGTAAAGTCCGACAGCCTCGGCAATGCCGTCGCCGAGCCACGCGTCGACGATGCCGACCTGGTCGGCGACGAGCTGCACACGTTGGAGCCACAGCTCAAAATCCTCGTCGCGGCGAAGCGCGTCGATCTGCTCGTCGGAACCGTGAACCAAGAAGAAGCCGCCGAGCTCGATGTTCTGCGGCTTGAGGACGACGCGGTCGAAGCGCTCGATCCGTCCCTGCTCCTGGAGGCCCGACAGGAAGTCCTGGGTCTCGATCAGCAGTGCCAGTGCCTTGCGCTCACGGCCACGTGTCGGAACTCCCCACGCCACCCACAGTCCCGCTTCGGCCATCGATCCTCCTCGGTCGGACTGGTCACGGCGCGACCAAGTATGTCGTATTGCCGACGCGCGCCCGCACCTGTGCGGTGTCGATGTTCACGTCGCTGTAGTCGAGGTGGTCGATGAACCGGCCGCCGAGCAGACGCGCCTTCTTCGCCATGGTGAGCTTTTCGGCGGGCCAGCCATCTCCGTTGCACCAGCCGTCGTGGGCGCGGGCGATGTCGAGCACGGTGTACTGGGTGTCGTCCGGGGTGCGGCGCAGCGGTTCGCCGTCGAGTCCCCGCGTTCCGGTGCCGCCGAACCGGCGACGCGGGTTGCCGAGAAGGATGAATCGCAGCCGGTCGGCCGGCGCAGCGTCCGGTCGTCGCGCGTGCTGCTCGAGCCATTCGGAGACCACCTCGGCGCCCTGGCTGTGCGCGACGACATCGATCGGACCTGACGCGTTCGAGAGGGCAGATCGGAGGGCGAGATCGAGCGCCTCGACCCCCGCGGGAATGGACTTCGGCGACGCGGACTGCGGATACGTCACGATCACCCGGTCGGCCTTCGACGCGTAACCGGACAGCGCCTTGCCCACGCGGTCGGCGGTGCCGTAGTTCAGGCCGCCGAGGGTGAGGACGGTGCTCACAGGGAGCTCACCGCTCGATCCTACCTCTGCGGCGTGTCCTGCCTACCGTTGCCGAATTGAAAACTCTTGCATAGCAAGAGATTCGAAGCGGATGGCCAGCCTTGCCGCTGGGATGTCGTCTTCAGAAGGACTGACCGTCGGCGTATCGCTGCCTGCGGTAGTGACGCCCGTTGCCGCGGTTGCGGCTCTTGTACGTCGGTAGCTGCGAGTCGCAGTTCGGGCAGATGAGCCGCAGGTTCTCCCGTCGATTGTTCTCCGGGTTGCCGTCGATGTGGTCCACCACCAGGGCGAGGGGTTGGTCCAGCCACATGCCGGTTCGGCCGCAGATCGCACAGCAGCCCGACTGGGCGGCGGCGAGATGCAGCCGGATGTAATGCCCCTGGTGGCCGTCCATGCGGGCCTCACCGGAGTCCAGCCAACGTTGGGTAACGGCCTTGCGCCTGAACGACGCCTGACACGCGTTGCTGCAGTAGATCTTCTGGCTGCGCTTCGCGAGGGGCGAGCCACAGCCGCGACACTGTCTCACACGGGTGACGCTACGACCTGCCTCCGACAACCGGCAGTCGTCGGATCCTGGAGCCTCCTATCGGGATTGAACCGATGACCTACGCATTACAAGTGCGTTGCTCTACCGCTGAGCTAAGGAGGCTTAAGCGGCCCTAGCCTATCGGCTCGTCGTCGACGTTGATAACCCGCTGCGGCGTCACCGGGCGATTGATCGGACGGGTGCGGGGGCGGCGGCCCGGAAACGGAATCCGGTCGGCGATGTTGCTCAGTGGGTTGACCACCTGACTGAGCACGATCACCGCTTCCCGCAGCGCCTCGATGGTCGGCTCCAGCGCTTCCAGTCCGGGTGTGAGGCGGTTCAGCGTGTCCGCGACCGTCGCGAGCTGCTCGAGCGGTCCGTTGCGCGCGGTGAGCGTGTCGACGACGCCGCCTTCGGCGAACAGTCGATCTGCCACGCCGTCCTCGGCGAGCAGCCGGTCGATCAAGCCTTCCTCGGCGAGCAGTTGGTCCACCAGCCCGCCGGGTTCGATGGCGCGCATCAGGCCGCTGTCCTCCTCGGTGAGCCGGTCGAGTGCGCCGCCGGGCGCGGTCAGCCGATCCACCACGCCCCCCGGCCTGAGCAGCCGGTCGAGTGCGCCGTCCGGGGCCAGTGCGCGCCCGAGCGGCTGATCCTCGTCCATCAACCGGGCCAGCCGGTTCGCCCGCTCCACCGCGTCGTCGATTCCGAGCAGGTGCGCGAACGACGGACTGCCCGGTTTCACCCCGTCCTGGGGTTCGCCCAGTGTGCGGTAGGCGACGTCGACGCCGCCCTTGGCCACGCCGAGGCCAGCTTCCGCGACGGCCAGGCCGACCCTCACCGGTGTGAAAGCGAGGTCCGTCAGGGCTTTGCCGAGGTTCATTTGCCCAGTCTAGGGACTCCGCCAAGAACAAACTCACAGGAAGTGCACAGCTGGCGAGCAGGATATTCTCCAGCCAACTGGAGGAGATTGTGGGTCATGGCTATGCCCATTCCGGAGAATGTTCCCGAGGCGCGCGTACTGGTGGTCGACGATGAGGTCAACATCGTCGAGTTGCTCTCGGTGAGCCTCAAATTCCAGGGCTTCGAGGTCCACACCGCCTCCAACGGAGCCGCCGCGCTCGACAAGGCACGCGAGATCCGACCGGATGCGGTGATCCTCGACGTGATGATGCCCGGCATGGACGGCTTCGGGCTGTTGCGCCGGCTGCGGGCCGACGGTATCGACTGCCCGGCGCTGTTCCTGACGGCGCGCGACACGCTGCAGGACAAGATCGCCGGCCTGACGCTGGGCGGCGACGACTACGTGACGAAGCCGTTCAGCCTCGAAGAGGTGGTGGCCAGGCTGCGGGTGATCCTGCGGCGTACCGGTCGGAGCCACGACGAGCCTCGGACGTCGCGGCTGACGTTCGCCGACATCGAACTCGACGAGGACACCCATGAGGTGTGGAAGGCGGGCGAGCCGGTTTCGCTGTCGCCGACCGAGTTCACGCTGCTGCGGTACTTCATCATCAACGCGGGCACGGTGCTCTCCAAGCCGAAGATCCTCGACCACGTGTGGCGTTACGACTTCGGCGGCGACGTGAACGTCGTGGAGTCGTATGTCTCCTACCTGAGGCGCAAGGTCGACACCGGCGACAAGCGTCTGCTGCACACGCTGCGCGGGGTCGGATACGTCCTGCGGGAACCGCGGTGAGCCGACGAGCTCCGATAAGCCGACAATAGGAGCGTGACTGGTCAGGTCAGGCGTCGGAAGGGGCGGGGTGTCCCGCTGCGGGTGGCGCTGGTGGCTGCCACGCTGGTGCTGGTGGCGTGCGGTCTGCTGGCCTCGGGCGTCGCGGTCACCACGATCTTGCAGCACAGCCTGATGAACCGGGTCGACGACACCCTGCTCGATGCCTCCCGGGGGTGGGCGCAGGTGCCGAGACGGCTGCCCACCACCCCCATCGACGATCCCAACCCCGCGCGTCCGCCGTCGGACTTCTACGTCCGCGGCATCGACCCGGACGGTCACGTCTGGATGGCCGTCAACGATCGTGTCGCCGAACCCATGCTTCCCGCGGACAACGACGTCGGACCGGTACCGGTGACAGTCGGATCGGTTGATCACTCCGACGTCCAGTGGCGCGCGATGACGGTGCGGGGGTTGCGCGGCGAGCTCACGACGGTGGCCATCGACCTGTCCGATGTGAAGTCGACGATGCGGTCGCTGGTCTACGCGCAGGCGGGTATCGGTACGGCGGTCCTGCTCGTGCTCGGCGTTGCGGGCTACGCCGTGGTGCACCGCAGCCTGCGCCCGCTGGCGGAGGTCGAGCAGACAGCGGCCGCGATCGCCGCGGGCCAACTGGACCGTCGGGTACCTGAACGCGACCCGCGGACCGAAGTCGGCCGGCTGTCCCTGGCGCTCAACGGCATGCTCGCCCAGATCCAGCGTGCGATGGCGTCCTCGGAATCGTCGGCAGATCAGGCCCGCACCTCCGAGGAACGGATGCGCAGGTTCATCACCGACGCCAGTCACGAGCTGCGGACGCCGTTGACGACGATCCGCGGGTTTGCCGAGCTGTACCGGCAGGGCGCCGCCCGCGACGTCGAGATGCTGATGAGCCGTATCGAGAGCGAGTCGCGCCGGATGGGTCTGCTGGTGGAGGATCTGCTGCTGTTGGCTCAGCTCGACGCCCAGCGCCCGCTGGAACACAATCGGGTGGACCTGCTCACGCTGGCCACCGATGCGGTGCACGACGCCCAGTCGATCGCGCCGCAGCGCAGGATCCGGGTCGAGGTCTTCGACGGGCCCGGCACGCCCGAAGTGCTGGGCGACGAGGCCAGGCTGCGCCAGGTGCTGAGCAACCTGGTGGCCAATGCGCTGCAGCACACCCCGGAGAACGCAGGTGTCACGGTGCGTGTGGGCACCGACGGGGACAGCAGTGTGCTCGAGGTGTGCGACGAGGGACCGGGGATGGGTCCGGACGACGCGCAGCGCATCTTCGAGCGGTTCTACCGCGCCGACTCGTCCAGAGCGCGGGCCAGTGGTGGCACCGGTCTGGGCCTGTCGATCGTCGACTCGCTGGTGTATGCGCACGGCGGCAGCGTCAGCGTGAGCACCGCGCCTGGTCAGGGGTGCCGGTTCCGGGTCCAGCTGCCGCGGTTCGCCGACGCGGTGGCTCCGGTCAGAGCAGCTGCGCCAGCGCAGCCTTGATCTTGGTCTGCGCTTCGTCGAGTGACTCCGCCGACGGGTTGCGGTCGACGTTGGCGAAGCCGAAGTCCGACAGGTCGCGCGCGGGAAAAACGTGCACGTGCAGATGCGGCACCTCGAGGCCGGCGATGATGACGCCGGCGCGGTCGGCGGAAAACGCCTGGCAGACCGCTTTGCCGATCAGCTGGGAGACCTCCATGACCTTGCCGAACACGGCTGGCTCGAGGTTCTGCCACTGATCGATCTCGGCCCGGGGCACGACCAGCGTGTGGCCCTGCGTCATCGGCTCGATCGTCAGGAACGCCACGACCTCGTCGTCGGAGTAGACGAATCGGCCGGGGATCTCCCCGTTGATGATTTTTGTGAAGACGGTCGCCATGGCGCCCACGCTACTCAGCGGCGTGGGTCAGTCGGCGATGTGCACCGGTGGGTCGGCGAAGGCGAGATCCCCGGCCGGCAGGCCTGGACCCATCAGGCCGCAGCGCCGTTCAGGCACCAGGTACGAGCTGGCGCCGCGGGGGATCATCTTGGCGGCTGCCACACAGCGTTCCCAGGTGCCGTCGGGCTGGACGGGTCCGTCGCACTTGCTGATGACGGGTCCTCCGTACAGGCACCCGGCACCCGCCTGCGGCGCGGAGGCGAACAACCCCACCGCCGTCAACAGGGTGGTCAATCCCGCGACCACGGAGCGCTTCATGGTTGTCTCCCGTCACAGCGTCGCCGCGCATACGTGGGTGGCAGATACGGCCGACCCGATGCTACCGCCCGGGCATGCGATTTTTGCGGCCTTTGTGATGGCGGCGGCGGGAGGAGTGAAAGCCGCTGAGCACCCGACGTTTTCGACAACTCGCCGACAAGCCGGTGGCGCCTCTATAACCTGGCTGGATGCTGGGATTGATGCAGGACCGGCCGCTGATGATCTCCTCGCTCGTCGAGCACGCCGCGGCGTTTCACGCCGACACCGAGATCGTGTCCCGGACCGCGGAGGGGCACACCCGCCGCACGACGTGGTCGCAGGTCGCAGAGCAGTCCAGGCAGGTGGCCAATGCTCTGGCCGAACTCGGTATCACCGAGGGGGACCGGGTCGCCACCCTGGCCTGGAACAGTGATCGCCACCTGGCGCTGTACTTCGGGGTCTCGGGTTCGGGGGCGGTCATGCACACCGTCAACCCGCGGCTGTTCCCGGAACAGATCGTCTACATCGTCGGCCATGCCGAGGATCGGGTGCTGTTTTTCGACAGCACCTTCGCGCCGCTGGTCGGTCAGCTCGCGCCCCAGCTCGAGTCGGTGGAGACGTTCGTCGTGATGACCGACCGCGAGCACATGCCCGACATCCCCGGCATTCCCGCGGATCGTCTGCTGTGCTGGGACGAGCTCATCGGTAAGCAGTCCACGCACTACGACTGGCCCGAATTCGACGAGCGCAGCGCGTCGTCGCTGTGTTACACCTCAGGTACCACCGGAAACCCGAAAGGTGTTCTCTACTCGCATCGTTCGACGATGTTGCACACGCTGATGACCGCGGCGCGAGATGCGATCGACATCCACAGCGGATCCAGGATCCTGTTGGTGGTTCCCATGTTCCACGCCAATGCATGGGGGACTCCGTACACCGCGGCGATGGTCGGCGCGAAGCTCGTGATGCCCGGACCGCACCTGGACGGCGCGTCGGTCTACGACCTGATGAAATCCGAGGGTGTCAACCAGAGCCAAGGTGTGCCGACGGTGTGGATGATGCTGTTCGCCTATCTCGACGAGCACCCCGAGATCGACCCGCACGAACTCGGACTGCGCATCGCCGGCACCGGTGGAGCGGCTCTCCCGCAGTCGATGATCGAGCGGTTCGACCGCGACTTCGGCGCCGTGTCGATGCAGGGCTGGGGGATGACCGAGACGAGCCCGCTGTGTGTGATCGGCAGGCTGCTGCCCAAACACGAAGGGCTCTCCGAGCAGGAGCACACCCGGATCAAGCTGAAGCAGGGCCGGGGCATCTGGGGGGTGGAACTGAAGATCGTCGACGACGACGGCAACAG from Mycobacterium sp. DL includes:
- a CDS encoding response regulator transcription factor; the protein is MAMPIPENVPEARVLVVDDEVNIVELLSVSLKFQGFEVHTASNGAAALDKAREIRPDAVILDVMMPGMDGFGLLRRLRADGIDCPALFLTARDTLQDKIAGLTLGGDDYVTKPFSLEEVVARLRVILRRTGRSHDEPRTSRLTFADIELDEDTHEVWKAGEPVSLSPTEFTLLRYFIINAGTVLSKPKILDHVWRYDFGGDVNVVESYVSYLRRKVDTGDKRLLHTLRGVGYVLREPR
- a CDS encoding HNH endonuclease; translation: MRQCRGCGSPLAKRSQKIYCSNACQASFRRKAVTQRWLDSGEARMDGHQGHYIRLHLAAAQSGCCAICGRTGMWLDQPLALVVDHIDGNPENNRRENLRLICPNCDSQLPTYKSRNRGNGRHYRRQRYADGQSF
- a CDS encoding HAMP domain-containing sensor histidine kinase translates to MTGQVRRRKGRGVPLRVALVAATLVLVACGLLASGVAVTTILQHSLMNRVDDTLLDASRGWAQVPRRLPTTPIDDPNPARPPSDFYVRGIDPDGHVWMAVNDRVAEPMLPADNDVGPVPVTVGSVDHSDVQWRAMTVRGLRGELTTVAIDLSDVKSTMRSLVYAQAGIGTAVLLVLGVAGYAVVHRSLRPLAEVEQTAAAIAAGQLDRRVPERDPRTEVGRLSLALNGMLAQIQRAMASSESSADQARTSEERMRRFITDASHELRTPLTTIRGFAELYRQGAARDVEMLMSRIESESRRMGLLVEDLLLLAQLDAQRPLEHNRVDLLTLATDAVHDAQSIAPQRRIRVEVFDGPGTPEVLGDEARLRQVLSNLVANALQHTPENAGVTVRVGTDGDSSVLEVCDEGPGMGPDDAQRIFERFYRADSSRARASGGTGLGLSIVDSLVYAHGGSVSVSTAPGQGCRFRVQLPRFADAVAPVRAAAPAQP
- a CDS encoding HIT family protein yields the protein MATVFTKIINGEIPGRFVYSDDEVVAFLTIEPMTQGHTLVVPRAEIDQWQNLEPAVFGKVMEVSQLIGKAVCQAFSADRAGVIIAGLEVPHLHVHVFPARDLSDFGFANVDRNPSAESLDEAQTKIKAALAQLL
- a CDS encoding long-chain-fatty-acid--CoA ligase; this translates as MLGLMQDRPLMISSLVEHAAAFHADTEIVSRTAEGHTRRTTWSQVAEQSRQVANALAELGITEGDRVATLAWNSDRHLALYFGVSGSGAVMHTVNPRLFPEQIVYIVGHAEDRVLFFDSTFAPLVGQLAPQLESVETFVVMTDREHMPDIPGIPADRLLCWDELIGKQSTHYDWPEFDERSASSLCYTSGTTGNPKGVLYSHRSTMLHTLMTAARDAIDIHSGSRILLVVPMFHANAWGTPYTAAMVGAKLVMPGPHLDGASVYDLMKSEGVNQSQGVPTVWMMLFAYLDEHPEIDPHELGLRIAGTGGAALPQSMIERFDRDFGAVSMQGWGMTETSPLCVIGRLLPKHEGLSEQEHTRIKLKQGRGIWGVELKIVDDDGNRLPWDGKAFGEVWVRGPWIASGYYRGEGGDKLDAEGFFPTGDVATIDPDGYLQLVDRAKDVIKSGGEWVSSIDLENAALGHPAIAEAAVIGVAHPKWQERPLLIAVLRNGHNATREEVLEYLAGQVAKWWLPDDVVFVDELPHTATGKVLKLELRKQYRDHRLPSAAQRE
- a CDS encoding PE-PPE domain-containing protein, producing the protein MSTVLTLGGLNYGTADRVGKALSGYASKADRVIVTYPQSASPKSIPAGVEALDLALRSALSNASGPIDVVAHSQGAEVVSEWLEQHARRPDAAPADRLRFILLGNPRRRFGGTGTRGLDGEPLRRTPDDTQYTVLDIARAHDGWCNGDGWPAEKLTMAKKARLLGGRFIDHLDYSDVNIDTAQVRARVGNTTYLVAP